From Amycolatopsis sp. YIM 10, the proteins below share one genomic window:
- a CDS encoding ABC transporter ATP-binding protein, whose amino-acid sequence MHDGSGRIVVQNLTKQFGPVTAVQNLSFVVEPGSVTGFLGPNGAGKTTTLRMLLGLVKPTQGTATINGRTHDQLGNPARVVGSVLENEGFHPKRTARNHLLVYAAAIGVPDQRADEVLGLVGLSSAAHRRAGDFSLGMRQRLALATALLGDPQVLVLDEPANGLDPEGIAWLRKFLRSYAAGGRTVLVSSHLLAEVEQTIDQVVIISRGQTMYHGRVDQLRGSQQARVVVLPSDGNKLGTALQEAGVADVQPMPDGWLTVAGATARQVGDLALAQGVAIYGLREETADLEKLFFQLTAGQFSAQPPQQPGWGPPPQQQQQQPQFQQQQQYWGGQR is encoded by the coding sequence ATGCACGACGGCAGTGGCCGGATCGTGGTGCAGAACCTCACCAAGCAGTTCGGACCGGTTACCGCGGTGCAGAACCTGAGCTTCGTCGTGGAGCCGGGTTCGGTGACCGGCTTCCTCGGCCCGAACGGGGCGGGCAAGACGACCACCCTGCGCATGCTGCTCGGCCTGGTCAAACCGACACAGGGCACCGCGACCATCAACGGGCGCACGCACGACCAGCTGGGCAACCCGGCCAGGGTGGTCGGCTCGGTGCTGGAGAACGAGGGCTTCCACCCCAAGCGCACCGCTCGCAACCACCTGCTGGTCTACGCCGCCGCGATCGGCGTGCCGGACCAGCGCGCGGACGAGGTGCTCGGCCTGGTCGGGCTCAGTTCGGCGGCGCACCGGCGGGCGGGCGACTTCTCGCTCGGCATGCGCCAGCGGCTGGCGCTGGCCACCGCGCTGCTCGGCGATCCGCAGGTGCTGGTGCTCGACGAGCCGGCGAACGGACTCGACCCCGAGGGCATCGCCTGGCTGCGCAAGTTCCTGCGGTCCTACGCCGCCGGCGGGCGCACGGTGCTGGTCTCCAGCCACCTGCTCGCCGAGGTGGAGCAGACCATCGACCAGGTGGTCATCATCAGCCGCGGCCAGACGATGTACCACGGCCGGGTCGACCAGCTGCGTGGTTCGCAGCAGGCACGCGTGGTCGTGCTGCCGTCGGACGGCAACAAGCTGGGCACCGCGTTGCAGGAGGCGGGCGTCGCGGACGTGCAGCCGATGCCGGACGGCTGGCTGACCGTGGCGGGCGCGACCGCACGGCAGGTCGGTGACCTGGCGCTGGCGCAGGGCGTGGCGATCTACGGGCTGCGCGAGGAGACCGCGGACCTGGAGAAGCTGTTCTTCCAGCTGACCGCGGGCCAGTTCAGCGCGCAGCCACCGCAGCAACCGGGCTGGGGCCCGCCACCACAACAACAGCAGCAGCAACCCCAGTTCCAGCAACAACAGCAGTACTGGGGAGGGCAGCGCTGA
- a CDS encoding MFS transporter, with product MTRLSPAGQSTSHPRRWVILAVLCLALLVVLLDNTVLNVAIPAITDSLGATTAEIQWTINAYSLVLAGLLLTTGSLADRFGRKRALLTGLVLFTGGSAVAALAQTPLQLILARGGMGIGAALLMPSTLAVLMQIFDEKERPKAIAAWSAVASLGFALGPVIGGTLLDHYWWGSVFVLNLPVGALAIIAIALLVPESKAPTSRRADVPGVLLSVVMSVGVVYGIISVPEHGWSSGQVLVPLVTGLVAAAGFITWERRAAEPMLDLALFRNPRFTGAVASNALVAFAMGGSLFLFTQYLQFVLGYSPLEAGFRVMPLAISVLVVTPFSPKISARIGIPATVASGLTVVGAGLLALSFVTSDSGYGPTLLGLVLVGAGVGVAMPTSANALMGAIPRERAGIASGLTSTLQELGTSLGVAILGSVVAARFAAELPSFLPDGVERSVGLALQATGGVPEVVRDVRDAFVSGISMSLLCGSVAAVAAGALAWVLLRREGADRVNG from the coding sequence ATGACCCGACTGTCGCCGGCCGGCCAGAGCACCTCGCACCCGCGCCGCTGGGTGATCCTCGCCGTGCTCTGCCTGGCCCTGCTGGTGGTGCTGCTGGACAACACCGTGCTCAACGTGGCCATCCCGGCCATCACCGATTCGCTCGGCGCCACCACCGCCGAGATCCAGTGGACGATCAACGCCTACTCGCTCGTGCTCGCCGGACTGCTGCTCACCACCGGTTCGCTCGCCGACCGCTTCGGCCGCAAGCGCGCCCTGCTGACCGGCCTGGTGCTGTTCACCGGCGGTTCGGCGGTCGCGGCGCTGGCGCAGACCCCGTTGCAGCTGATCCTGGCGCGCGGTGGCATGGGCATCGGGGCCGCGTTGCTGATGCCGAGCACGCTCGCGGTGCTGATGCAGATCTTCGACGAGAAGGAACGCCCGAAGGCGATCGCGGCCTGGTCCGCGGTGGCCTCACTGGGCTTCGCGCTCGGCCCGGTGATCGGCGGCACGCTGCTGGACCACTACTGGTGGGGCTCGGTTTTTGTGCTGAACCTGCCGGTCGGCGCGCTCGCCATCATCGCCATCGCACTGCTGGTGCCGGAGTCGAAGGCACCCACGAGCCGTCGCGCCGACGTGCCTGGCGTGCTGTTGTCGGTGGTGATGAGCGTGGGCGTGGTCTACGGCATCATCTCGGTGCCCGAGCACGGCTGGAGCTCGGGTCAGGTCCTGGTGCCGCTGGTGACCGGGTTGGTCGCCGCGGCCGGGTTCATCACCTGGGAACGCCGCGCCGCCGAGCCGATGCTGGATCTGGCGTTGTTCCGGAACCCGAGGTTCACCGGCGCGGTCGCCAGCAACGCGCTGGTCGCCTTCGCCATGGGCGGTTCGCTGTTCCTGTTCACCCAGTACCTGCAGTTCGTGCTCGGCTACTCGCCGCTGGAGGCCGGTTTCCGGGTGATGCCGCTGGCGATCAGCGTGCTGGTGGTGACCCCGTTCAGCCCGAAGATCAGCGCGCGGATCGGCATTCCGGCGACCGTCGCGTCCGGACTGACCGTGGTCGGCGCCGGGCTGCTGGCGCTCAGCTTCGTCACCAGCGACAGCGGGTACGGGCCGACGCTGCTCGGCTTGGTGCTGGTCGGCGCCGGGGTCGGCGTCGCCATGCCCACCTCGGCGAACGCGCTGATGGGCGCGATCCCGCGGGAACGCGCGGGTATCGCGTCCGGGCTGACCTCGACGTTGCAGGAGCTGGGCACCTCGCTGGGCGTGGCGATCCTCGGCAGCGTGGTGGCCGCGCGGTTCGCCGCCGAGCTGCCGTCGTTCCTGCCGGATGGGGTGGAGCGGTCGGTCGGCCTTGCGCTGCAGGCGACGGGCGGGGTGCCCGAGGTGGTGCGCGACGTGCGTGACGCGTTCGTCTCCGGCATTTCGATGAGCCTGCTCTGCGGTTCGGTGGCCGCGGTCGCGGCGGGCGCGCTCGCGTGGGTCCTTCTGCGCCGGGAGGGCGCGGATAGGGTGAACGGGTGA
- a CDS encoding ABC transporter ATP-binding protein has product MTTAPPRPRTEAPTETPPAARSGWIRRLAAACWRHRALVVLSLGAAVLGVGLQAVGPLVVRSAVDDAVAGETARLGLLAGFLIGLQALSFGTAFLRRYVGGRLALDVQHDLRQAVFGAVSRLDGGKQDSLRTGQIASRAITDLQLVVSILMQVPLSAGSVIFALLALGAMLWMSPLLTVIALVVAPAVAIVVAVSRKRLFPATWSAQQRAADLAQHVEETVTGVRVVKGFGQEAREVARLERTARKLFGERLRAARLSSFPAATTAALPAAGQVAVLGVGGVLALDGQVSLGTFLAFATYVSALVGPARMLSSLIVQAQLTRAGAERVYELIDAQPEVTEKPDARPLPSGPLEIRFDDVRFGYTRAEPVLDGLSLHARPGETLALVGTAGSGKSTISLLLPRFYDVHTGSVHIGQEDVRDLRLAELRQAIGVVFEEAFLFSSSVRDNIAYGKPDASDEEVVAAAKAAEAHEFIQQLPDGYDTLVGERGLTLSGGQRQRLGLARALITDPRVLLLDDATSAVDTVTEAAIHETLRSVTAGRTTLLVAHRRSTLALADRIAVLDAGRVVDVGTAEELEERCQLFRELVAGPGEDVEAVHHCSPLRRDERGITPELWPRDEPEDEVARLAEAAGQRTNTPSPRALSGPRGSGSLDLPPTEELIEGVRKLPPVRDEPSLGGMDVTAPDPRFRLAGMLRPVRWLLAGVVALVAADAGASIALPALYQQGVDRGVVGGSVTAIWVVAGIGALVIALNWLVIAAQTRLTARSGETVLYALRVRSYAHLQRLGLDYYERELSGKIMTRMTTDVDALSTFLQTGLATAVVSALTLVGISVALLVIDVSLALYALAVLPVLLVATVVFRRLASAAYTEARERVSVVNADMQENVTGVRVAQAYTREERSAESFASKSDAYRRSRLRAQRYIATYFPLVTMLSGVAEAVVLVAGASRVAEGTLSAGVLLAFLLYLGQFFSPIQQLSSVFDGYQQAKVGLKRIGDLLRTPTSVPAAPNPRPVPARLRGEVTFESVDFAYTGTDNQALSDVSLDVRPGETIALVGSTGAGKSTAVKLVARFYDVTDGVVRIDGVDVREYDLPALRGRMGVVPQEAHLFSGTVADNVRYGRPSATDAEVEAAVRAVGALEGVAALPQGFRQPVGERGRSLSAGQRQLVALARAELVDPDILLLDEATAALDPSTEAAVLSATEQVARRRTTFVVAHRLATAARADHIAVLAHGRIVEQGTHAQLLTTSGPYSRLWELSN; this is encoded by the coding sequence GTGACCACTGCCCCGCCCCGACCTCGCACCGAGGCACCCACGGAAACCCCGCCGGCGGCGCGGTCCGGCTGGATCCGCCGGCTCGCCGCGGCCTGCTGGCGCCATCGCGCGCTGGTGGTGCTGTCGCTGGGCGCGGCCGTGCTGGGCGTCGGGTTGCAGGCGGTCGGCCCGCTGGTGGTGCGGTCCGCGGTGGACGACGCGGTGGCCGGGGAGACAGCGCGGCTCGGTCTGCTGGCGGGATTCCTGATCGGGTTGCAGGCGCTCAGTTTCGGCACCGCCTTCCTGCGCCGGTACGTCGGCGGGCGGCTCGCCCTCGACGTGCAGCACGACCTGCGCCAGGCGGTGTTCGGCGCGGTGTCCCGGCTGGACGGTGGCAAGCAGGACTCGTTGCGCACCGGGCAGATCGCCTCGCGCGCGATCACCGACCTGCAGCTGGTGGTCAGCATCCTGATGCAGGTCCCGCTGTCCGCCGGTTCGGTGATCTTCGCCCTGCTGGCGCTCGGCGCGATGTTGTGGATGTCACCGCTGCTCACGGTGATCGCGCTGGTGGTGGCACCGGCGGTGGCGATCGTGGTGGCGGTGAGCCGGAAGCGGCTGTTCCCGGCGACCTGGTCCGCGCAGCAGCGCGCGGCCGATCTCGCGCAGCACGTCGAGGAGACGGTCACCGGGGTCCGGGTGGTCAAGGGCTTCGGCCAGGAAGCGCGTGAGGTCGCCCGGCTCGAACGCACCGCGCGCAAGCTTTTCGGGGAGCGGTTGCGCGCGGCCCGGTTGTCCTCCTTCCCGGCCGCCACCACGGCCGCGCTGCCCGCCGCCGGTCAGGTCGCGGTGCTCGGCGTCGGCGGTGTGCTGGCGCTCGACGGGCAGGTCAGCCTGGGCACCTTTCTCGCTTTCGCCACCTACGTCTCGGCGCTGGTCGGGCCCGCGCGGATGCTGTCCAGCCTGATCGTGCAGGCGCAGCTGACCCGCGCCGGCGCGGAACGGGTGTACGAGCTGATCGACGCGCAGCCCGAGGTGACCGAGAAGCCGGACGCGCGGCCGCTGCCGTCCGGTCCGCTGGAAATCCGGTTCGACGACGTCCGCTTCGGTTACACACGCGCGGAACCGGTGCTCGACGGGCTGTCACTGCACGCCCGGCCGGGCGAGACGCTGGCGCTGGTGGGCACCGCGGGGTCCGGCAAGTCGACCATCTCCTTGCTGCTGCCGCGGTTCTACGACGTGCACACCGGATCTGTCCACATCGGACAGGAGGACGTCCGCGACCTCCGGCTCGCCGAGCTGCGGCAGGCCATCGGCGTGGTCTTCGAGGAGGCGTTCCTGTTCTCCTCGTCGGTGCGCGACAACATCGCCTACGGCAAGCCGGACGCGAGCGACGAGGAGGTCGTCGCGGCGGCGAAGGCGGCCGAGGCGCACGAGTTCATCCAGCAGCTGCCGGACGGTTACGACACCCTCGTCGGCGAGCGCGGGCTGACGCTGTCCGGCGGGCAGCGTCAGCGGCTGGGCCTGGCCCGCGCACTGATCACCGATCCACGCGTGCTGCTGCTGGACGACGCCACCTCCGCGGTGGACACGGTCACCGAGGCGGCGATCCACGAAACCCTGCGCTCGGTCACCGCCGGACGCACCACGCTGCTGGTCGCGCACCGGCGGTCGACGCTGGCGCTGGCCGACCGGATCGCCGTGCTGGACGCGGGACGGGTGGTCGACGTCGGCACGGCCGAGGAGCTGGAGGAACGCTGCCAGCTGTTCCGTGAGCTGGTCGCCGGTCCCGGTGAGGACGTCGAAGCGGTGCACCACTGCTCGCCGCTGCGGCGAGACGAGCGCGGCATCACCCCGGAACTCTGGCCGCGGGACGAGCCCGAGGACGAGGTCGCCCGCCTGGCCGAGGCCGCCGGGCAGCGCACGAACACGCCGAGCCCGCGCGCGCTGAGCGGACCGCGCGGCAGCGGTTCGCTCGACCTGCCGCCGACGGAGGAACTGATCGAGGGCGTGCGGAAGCTGCCGCCGGTCCGCGACGAACCGTCGCTGGGCGGGATGGACGTGACCGCGCCGGATCCGCGGTTCCGGCTGGCCGGAATGCTGCGGCCGGTGCGGTGGCTGCTGGCCGGGGTGGTCGCGCTGGTGGCGGCGGACGCGGGCGCGAGCATCGCGCTGCCCGCGCTGTACCAGCAGGGGGTCGACCGCGGGGTGGTCGGCGGTTCGGTGACCGCGATCTGGGTGGTCGCCGGGATCGGCGCGCTGGTGATCGCGCTGAACTGGCTGGTGATCGCCGCGCAGACCAGGCTCACCGCGCGCAGCGGGGAGACGGTGCTCTACGCGTTGCGGGTGCGCAGCTACGCGCACCTGCAACGGCTCGGGCTGGACTACTACGAGCGCGAACTGTCCGGGAAGATCATGACCCGGATGACCACCGACGTGGACGCGTTGTCCACGTTCCTGCAGACCGGACTGGCCACCGCGGTGGTCAGCGCGCTGACCCTGGTCGGCATTTCGGTGGCGCTGCTGGTGATCGACGTTTCGCTGGCGCTGTACGCGCTCGCCGTGCTGCCGGTGCTGCTGGTGGCCACGGTGGTCTTCCGACGGCTCGCGTCGGCGGCGTACACCGAGGCGCGTGAGCGGGTCAGCGTGGTCAACGCGGACATGCAGGAGAACGTCACCGGTGTCCGGGTGGCGCAGGCCTACACCCGCGAGGAGCGCTCGGCGGAGTCGTTCGCCTCCAAGAGCGACGCCTACCGCCGCTCGCGGTTGCGGGCGCAGCGGTACATCGCGACGTATTTTCCTTTGGTGACCATGCTTTCCGGGGTGGCGGAGGCGGTGGTGCTGGTCGCGGGCGCGAGCCGGGTGGCCGAAGGCACGCTGTCGGCCGGGGTGCTGCTGGCCTTCCTGCTCTACCTCGGGCAGTTCTTCTCGCCGATCCAGCAACTGTCTTCGGTGTTCGACGGGTACCAGCAGGCGAAGGTGGGTCTCAAGCGTATCGGCGACCTGCTGCGCACGCCGACTTCGGTGCCGGCGGCGCCGAACCCACGGCCGGTGCCCGCGCGCCTGCGTGGCGAAGTCACCTTCGAGTCGGTTGATTTCGCTTATACGGGCACGGACAACCAGGCCCTTTCGGATGTCTCGCTGGACGTGCGCCCCGGCGAGACGATCGCGCTGGTGGGTTCCACCGGCGCGGGCAAGTCGACCGCGGTCAAGCTGGTCGCGCGGTTCTACGACGTGACCGATGGTGTGGTGCGCATCGACGGGGTCGATGTGCGGGAGTACGACCTGCCCGCCCTGCGGGGCCGAATGGGCGTGGTACCGCAGGAAGCCCACCTTTTCTCGGGCACGGTCGCGGACAACGTACGGTACGGCCGCCCGTCGGCCACCGATGCCGAAGTGGAAGCCGCGGTGCGCGCGGTCGGCGCTTTGGAAGGCGTTGCCGCCCTACCGCAGGGCTTCCGGCAGCCGGTCGGGGAACGGGGCCGCTCACTTTCCGCTGGACAACGGCAACTGGTAGCGCTGGCACGCGCGGAACTCGTGGACCCGGACATCCTGCTACTGGACGAGGCCACCGCCGCCCTGGACCCTTCGACGGAAGCGGCCGTCCTGTCCGCCACCGAACAAGTAGCCCGACGACGCACCACCTTCGTCGTCGCGCACCGCCTCGCCACCGCCGCCCGCGCGGACCACATCGCCGTCCTTGCGCACGGACGCATCGTCGAACAGGGCACGCATGCGCAACTCCTCACCACTTCGGGCCCTTACTCGCGCCTATGGGAGCTGAGCAACTAA
- a CDS encoding TetR/AcrR family transcriptional regulator: MTDEGPVLDSIWLTERRASTSRQPGLTREQIVEAAVAVLDADGMQALSMRKLAARLDVAPMSLYWHVPTKDALLELALDAVSGEIELPPEDADWHDRLRAIAGGLREAVRAHPWTAQVYGVMLNAGPEAMRVYDAFAGALEDSPLPREEIAPAAGVLNNFVYGFIVNEMKWRQRVAAHGKTMDEVNAEVTARFTAAYGDRFPRISRYLGLTDAVDPDELFEYGLARILRGLAAEDPG, encoded by the coding sequence GTGACCGATGAGGGGCCCGTGCTCGACAGCATCTGGCTGACCGAACGCCGGGCGTCGACCTCTCGGCAGCCGGGGCTGACCCGCGAGCAGATCGTCGAGGCGGCGGTGGCGGTGCTCGACGCCGACGGCATGCAGGCGCTGTCGATGCGCAAGCTCGCCGCCCGGCTCGACGTGGCCCCGATGTCGCTCTACTGGCACGTGCCGACCAAGGACGCGCTGCTGGAGCTGGCGCTGGACGCGGTGTCCGGTGAGATCGAGCTCCCGCCGGAGGACGCGGACTGGCACGACCGCCTGCGGGCGATCGCCGGTGGGCTGCGGGAGGCCGTGCGCGCGCACCCGTGGACCGCCCAGGTCTACGGCGTGATGCTGAACGCCGGTCCCGAGGCGATGCGCGTGTACGACGCTTTTGCCGGCGCGCTGGAGGATTCGCCGCTGCCGCGCGAGGAGATCGCGCCGGCGGCGGGTGTGCTGAACAACTTCGTCTACGGCTTCATCGTGAACGAGATGAAGTGGCGCCAGCGGGTGGCCGCGCACGGGAAGACCATGGACGAGGTCAACGCCGAGGTGACGGCCCGGTTCACCGCGGCCTACGGGGACCGGTTCCCGCGGATCTCGCGCTACCTCGGGCTCACCGACGCGGTGGACCCGGACGAACTCTTCGAATACGGCCTCGCCCGAATCCTCCGCGGATTAGCCGCGGAGGACCCGGGCTAG
- the ald gene encoding alanine dehydrogenase, with product MRIAVPREIKTHEYRVALTPAGVHELTRRGHDVFVEADAGLGSAITDEEYLSAGAKIIASADDTWAEGDLVLKVKEPIAEEYHRLRADQTLFTYLHLAADQPLTEALLKAGTTAVAYETVQTPNGALPLLAPMSEVAGRLAPQVGAYAMMKPSGGRGVLPGGIPGVHPARVVVIGGGVAGLNAARVALGLGSDVEILDTNVDRLRQIDNDFGGRIRTVTSNAFSVEQAVLEADMVIGAVLVPGAKAPKLVSNDLVARMKPGSVLVDIAIDQGGCFADSRPTTHDEPTYRVHDSVFYCVANMPGAVPRTSTYGLTNVTLPYAVALADHGWQPALRADASLAKGLNTHAGQLTNEPVAVAHGLPHTPLSQVV from the coding sequence GTGCGGATCGCCGTCCCCCGTGAGATCAAGACCCACGAGTACCGGGTCGCCCTCACCCCGGCCGGGGTGCACGAGCTGACCCGCCGCGGCCACGATGTCTTCGTCGAGGCCGACGCCGGGCTCGGCTCGGCGATCACCGACGAGGAGTACCTGTCGGCCGGCGCGAAGATCATCGCCAGCGCCGACGACACCTGGGCCGAGGGCGACCTCGTGCTCAAGGTCAAGGAGCCGATCGCCGAGGAGTACCACCGGCTGCGTGCCGACCAGACCCTGTTCACCTACCTGCACCTGGCCGCCGACCAGCCGCTGACCGAGGCGCTGCTGAAGGCGGGCACCACCGCCGTCGCCTACGAGACCGTGCAGACCCCGAACGGCGCGCTGCCGCTGCTGGCGCCGATGTCGGAGGTCGCCGGACGCCTCGCCCCGCAGGTCGGTGCCTACGCGATGATGAAGCCGAGCGGTGGCCGCGGCGTGCTGCCCGGCGGCATTCCCGGGGTGCACCCGGCGCGCGTGGTGGTCATCGGTGGTGGTGTGGCCGGGCTCAACGCCGCACGGGTCGCCCTCGGCCTCGGCTCGGACGTGGAGATCCTGGACACCAACGTCGACCGCCTGCGCCAGATCGACAACGACTTCGGCGGCCGTATTCGCACCGTCACCTCGAACGCCTTCTCGGTGGAGCAGGCCGTGCTGGAAGCCGACATGGTGATCGGCGCGGTGCTGGTGCCCGGGGCGAAGGCGCCGAAGCTGGTCTCCAACGACCTGGTGGCGCGGATGAAGCCGGGCAGCGTGCTCGTCGACATCGCGATCGACCAGGGTGGCTGCTTCGCCGACTCGCGCCCGACCACCCACGACGAGCCGACCTACCGGGTGCACGACTCGGTCTTCTACTGCGTGGCGAACATGCCCGGCGCGGTCCCGCGCACCTCGACCTACGGGCTGACCAACGTGACGCTGCCCTACGCCGTGGCGCTGGCCGACCACGGCTGGCAGCCCGCGCTGCGCGCCGACGCCAGCCTGGCGAAGGGCCTCAACACGCACGCCGGCCAGCTCACGAACGAGCCGGTCGCCGTGGCGCACGGACTCCCCCACACCCCGCTGTCACAGGTCGTGTGA
- a CDS encoding ABC transporter permease → MGRLIKAEFRKTLTTKSWWGLLIPAILFAFVFSLGWGFTTNDFTNFLGSSDTRELTSMLGINVGEWPVGLLAMAHGINVGTLFPVIFGVFALAGEYSKKTISTTFLTAPNRGLALSAKMITYVAWGVLYGVVLVGAASLGTVLTVDSQLMPSAPQFLGVLGAGILATVLATLFGIGVGAMWNSVVGSVITLVIYLLIVENLLVIVAFGWLDVTWIGGVLPNGTVNGIVGAIGAEAFGAAGVTLPGLDDELQWALQYAAGAPGAFSWWASALIFAGWTAVFFVGGWLVNQRRDIT, encoded by the coding sequence ATGGGCAGGTTGATCAAGGCGGAGTTCCGCAAGACGCTGACCACCAAGAGCTGGTGGGGACTGCTGATCCCGGCGATCCTTTTCGCCTTCGTTTTCTCGCTGGGCTGGGGTTTCACCACCAACGACTTCACCAACTTCCTCGGCAGTTCCGACACCCGCGAGCTGACCAGCATGCTGGGCATCAACGTCGGCGAGTGGCCGGTCGGCCTGCTGGCGATGGCGCACGGCATCAACGTGGGCACGCTGTTCCCGGTGATCTTCGGCGTGTTCGCGCTGGCCGGTGAGTACTCGAAGAAGACGATCTCCACCACCTTCCTCACCGCGCCGAACCGCGGGCTGGCGCTGAGCGCGAAGATGATCACCTACGTGGCCTGGGGCGTGCTGTACGGCGTCGTGCTGGTCGGCGCGGCTTCACTGGGCACGGTGCTGACCGTGGACAGCCAGCTGATGCCGAGCGCGCCGCAGTTCCTCGGCGTGCTGGGCGCGGGCATTCTGGCGACCGTGCTGGCCACGCTGTTCGGCATCGGCGTCGGCGCGATGTGGAACAGCGTGGTGGGCAGCGTCATCACCCTGGTCATCTACCTGCTGATCGTGGAGAATCTGCTGGTCATCGTGGCCTTCGGCTGGCTGGACGTGACCTGGATCGGCGGGGTGCTGCCGAACGGCACGGTCAACGGCATCGTCGGCGCGATCGGGGCCGAGGCCTTCGGCGCGGCCGGGGTGACACTGCCCGGCCTCGACGACGAACTCCAGTGGGCGCTGCAGTACGCCGCCGGTGCGCCCGGCGCCTTCTCGTGGTGGGCTTCGGCGCTGATCTTCGCCGGCTGGACGGCGGTCTTCTTCGTCGGCGGCTGGCTGGTCAACCAGCGCCGCGACATCACCTGA